Proteins encoded by one window of Emticicia oligotrophica DSM 17448:
- a CDS encoding class I SAM-dependent rRNA methyltransferase: MYAKVILQAGKEMAVQRLHPWIFSGAIAKTEGNPIDGDVVEVFDKKNNYLATGHFYKGSIAVKIFSYETVAVNEEFWLKKLSVAHKVRQTIVFQGGTGKVNCYRLVHGEGDGFPGLILDFYNGVVVFQAHTIGMWQEREKIVAALKEIYGAELLAIYDKSAETLPAEFAKNVKNEYLFNRSTNELVPHEVSENDHKFLIDWLTGQKTGFFLDQRDNRALLAQYAKGKKVLNSFCYSGGFSIYALKSRASLVHSVDVSKKAVELVNQNVALNFGETANHEAYAEDVMTYLKRNDQFYDVIILDPPAYAKNIAKRHNAVQGYKRLNVEGIKRLAKGGILFTFSCSQVVDRELFYNTIMSAALEVGRQVRVLHHLTQGADHPVNLFHPEGSYLKGLVLYVE; encoded by the coding sequence ATGTACGCAAAAGTAATTTTACAAGCTGGTAAAGAAATGGCAGTGCAACGCCTCCATCCTTGGATTTTTTCGGGAGCAATCGCCAAGACCGAAGGAAATCCCATTGATGGTGATGTGGTTGAAGTTTTTGATAAAAAGAATAATTATTTGGCAACTGGCCATTTTTATAAAGGAAGTATTGCGGTTAAAATTTTTTCTTATGAAACCGTAGCGGTGAATGAAGAATTTTGGCTAAAAAAGCTTTCAGTAGCACATAAAGTTCGACAAACCATTGTTTTTCAAGGAGGAACTGGAAAGGTAAACTGCTATCGTTTGGTCCATGGCGAAGGTGATGGTTTTCCGGGTTTGATTCTTGATTTTTATAATGGAGTGGTGGTTTTTCAAGCTCATACGATTGGCATGTGGCAAGAACGTGAAAAAATTGTAGCAGCATTGAAAGAAATTTATGGAGCTGAATTATTGGCTATTTATGATAAAAGTGCAGAAACCTTACCCGCAGAATTTGCTAAAAATGTAAAGAATGAATATCTTTTCAATCGTTCTACCAATGAATTAGTGCCACACGAAGTTTCTGAAAATGACCATAAGTTCTTAATTGATTGGCTTACTGGACAAAAAACAGGTTTTTTCCTTGACCAACGAGATAATCGTGCTTTATTGGCTCAGTATGCGAAAGGAAAGAAAGTATTAAATTCATTTTGCTATTCGGGTGGATTTTCGATTTATGCTCTAAAATCAAGGGCAAGTTTAGTTCATTCAGTAGATGTTTCGAAGAAAGCGGTTGAGTTGGTTAATCAAAACGTAGCATTAAATTTTGGAGAAACTGCCAATCACGAAGCGTATGCTGAAGATGTGATGACTTATCTCAAACGTAACGACCAATTTTATGATGTCATTATTCTCGACCCACCAGCTTATGCCAAGAATATAGCTAAACGACACAATGCCGTACAAGGGTATAAACGTTTGAATGTTGAAGGAATTAAAAGATTGGCCAAAGGCGGAATTTTATTTACTTTCTCTTGTTCACAAGTAGTTGACCGTGAGCTATTTTATAACACCATCATGTCGGCAGCTCTTGAAGTTGGGCGTCAGGTAAGGGTGCTTCATCATCTAACTCAAGGAGCAGACCATCCCGTAAATTTATTTCATCCTGAAGGTAGTTATCTGAAAGGTTTGGTTTTATATGTTGAATAA
- a CDS encoding sugar phosphate isomerase/epimerase family protein: protein MKFNRRNFLRQTGIIAATPLIASELWSCTPSSKTEEKKTDSTATSAIMSEPSVKEFGLQLWTVKEDLAKDPKGVLKSLASYGYKQIESFEGDKGVFWGMSAKDFKAYMDELGMNMISTHCNPDFTIKKETEGAFKKLVDDAASIGMKYLINPFLGSLKTADEWKKAAEGLNRQGEIASKAGLRVGYHNHHFEFKKYADGTCPEQILLEGTDPKLVDFELDLYWVVKAGEDPEAWFTKYKNRFRLCHIKDLYKEEKMKEIEAKEKQTDPFWPIGGSTIIGTGRIDFPKILSTAKANGMEYYIVEQERFDNTTPLKAVEADAAYMKKLVFA from the coding sequence ATGAAATTCAATCGTAGAAATTTCCTACGTCAGACTGGAATTATCGCAGCTACTCCATTGATAGCCAGCGAATTATGGTCTTGTACTCCTTCTTCTAAAACAGAAGAAAAAAAGACCGACTCAACAGCAACCTCTGCAATCATGTCAGAACCCTCAGTTAAAGAATTTGGCTTACAACTATGGACAGTGAAAGAAGATTTAGCCAAAGACCCGAAAGGTGTTTTGAAATCATTAGCCAGCTATGGTTATAAACAAATAGAAAGTTTTGAAGGAGATAAAGGCGTATTTTGGGGCATGAGTGCCAAAGATTTCAAGGCATACATGGACGAGTTGGGTATGAATATGATAAGTACACATTGCAATCCAGATTTTACAATTAAAAAAGAAACTGAGGGGGCATTTAAGAAATTAGTTGATGATGCCGCAAGTATCGGCATGAAATATTTGATAAATCCATTTTTAGGAAGCTTAAAAACAGCCGATGAATGGAAAAAAGCAGCAGAAGGACTTAATCGTCAGGGAGAAATTGCTTCAAAAGCAGGTTTAAGAGTGGGTTACCATAATCACCACTTCGAATTCAAGAAATACGCTGATGGAACTTGTCCGGAGCAAATTTTATTGGAAGGAACCGACCCTAAATTGGTTGATTTTGAATTAGACCTTTATTGGGTAGTTAAAGCAGGTGAAGACCCAGAAGCTTGGTTTACAAAGTATAAAAATCGTTTCCGTCTTTGCCATATTAAAGACCTCTATAAAGAGGAAAAAATGAAAGAAATAGAAGCGAAAGAAAAACAAACAGACCCATTCTGGCCAATTGGAGGCTCAACTATCATTGGTACGGGTAGAATAGATTTCCCGAAAATTTTAAGTACAGCCAAAGCCAATGGCATGGAATATTATATTGTTGAACAAGAGCGTTTTGATAATACCACTCCATTAAAAGCCGTTGAAGCAGATGCTGCATACATGAAGAAACTGGTATTTGCCTAA
- a CDS encoding RNA polymerase sigma factor, with product MNKNEHYLDGLLWEALLKDDEKALGYLFNTYYNKLYRAGLKWCLDSDITEEAIQLIFSDLWKYRHTLTQIQSFEAYLKSSLKKRIFKELQKADSIEKVNWEDAETFILSTQSYEEILIKQEADESLKVKLRLALEELTPRQKEIIMLKYFEEMSFKEISVRTNLQTDSVYKTLHEAIKKLRTILK from the coding sequence ATGAATAAAAACGAACACTACCTTGATGGATTACTTTGGGAAGCCCTTCTTAAAGACGATGAGAAAGCTTTGGGGTACTTGTTCAATACCTATTATAATAAACTTTATCGAGCTGGATTGAAATGGTGTTTGGATAGCGATATCACTGAAGAAGCTATTCAGCTTATTTTCAGCGACTTATGGAAGTATCGTCATACGCTTACCCAAATTCAATCCTTTGAGGCTTACTTAAAAAGTTCGTTAAAAAAGCGAATTTTTAAAGAATTGCAAAAAGCAGATAGTATTGAGAAAGTAAATTGGGAAGATGCAGAAACTTTTATTTTATCTACCCAATCCTACGAAGAAATCTTAATCAAGCAAGAAGCCGACGAATCTTTGAAAGTCAAACTACGCCTTGCCCTTGAAGAGCTTACACCTCGTCAAAAAGAAATTATTATGCTCAAATACTTTGAAGAAATGAGCTTCAAAGAAATTTCTGTACGAACAAATCTTCAAACAGATAGTGTTTATAAAACCCTTCATGAAGCAATCAAGAAGCTCCGAACGATACTTAAATAA
- a CDS encoding FecR family protein, translating into MKKKLTRFDSQPSIEELLVDESFLNFYFKKDEADILEWEDWAEDNTQRKELIEKSFAELDKLSLKWSANQVNQRFDDLRDSFVNKEIRDGLQIPYSKPIIRWAAAAIILISIGWWYYQKSDTQSGIYKELVANSSIELIEKENRSEKPLLITLDDGSSILLQKGSRLSYPAAFKHDKREVYLDGEAFFEVAKNPEKPFFVFANELVTKVLGTSFTIKAFKKQKDVQVIVRTGKVSVYRLDEVNKNARIISGESKVLDGVIAVPNQQISFDKKENNFSKTLVEQPEMLSEMPQYNFEFRDESAANIFATIQKAYGIIIIYDEELLKECPVTATLSDEPLYGKLDLVCNAIEAQYQVIDGQIIINSKGCKN; encoded by the coding sequence ATGAAAAAAAAATTAACTCGTTTTGATTCCCAACCATCAATTGAAGAACTTTTAGTTGATGAATCTTTTTTAAATTTTTATTTTAAGAAGGATGAAGCAGATATTTTAGAATGGGAAGATTGGGCTGAAGATAATACCCAACGAAAAGAGTTAATTGAAAAATCGTTTGCCGAATTGGATAAACTTTCTTTGAAGTGGTCAGCGAATCAAGTTAATCAAAGATTTGATGATTTACGAGATAGTTTTGTCAATAAAGAAATTAGGGATGGATTACAAATACCTTATAGTAAACCAATAATTCGTTGGGCGGCAGCAGCTATTATTTTAATAAGTATAGGTTGGTGGTATTATCAGAAATCCGATACGCAATCTGGCATTTACAAGGAATTAGTTGCCAATTCGAGCATCGAACTCATTGAAAAAGAAAACAGGTCAGAAAAACCTTTATTAATAACACTTGATGATGGTTCATCAATCTTACTTCAAAAAGGTAGTAGGTTAAGTTATCCAGCGGCTTTTAAACATGATAAAAGAGAAGTTTACCTCGATGGAGAAGCCTTCTTTGAAGTAGCAAAAAATCCAGAAAAGCCTTTTTTTGTATTTGCTAATGAATTAGTTACCAAAGTTTTAGGCACAAGTTTCACTATAAAAGCTTTCAAAAAACAAAAAGATGTACAAGTAATTGTGAGAACGGGAAAAGTATCAGTTTACAGGCTTGATGAGGTAAATAAAAATGCAAGAATCATTAGTGGTGAATCGAAAGTATTAGATGGAGTTATTGCAGTTCCAAACCAGCAAATAAGTTTCGATAAAAAAGAAAATAATTTTTCAAAAACCTTGGTAGAACAACCCGAAATGCTGTCGGAAATGCCTCAATATAACTTTGAATTTAGGGATGAATCAGCTGCTAATATCTTTGCGACTATTCAAAAAGCCTATGGGATTATAATCATATATGATGAAGAATTATTGAAGGAATGCCCCGTAACAGCCACTTTATCAGACGAACCTCTTTATGGAAAATTAGATTTGGTTTGTAATGCCATTGAAGCACAGTATCAAGTCATTGACGGGCAAATAATAATAAACAGCAAAGGATGTAAAAACTAA
- a CDS encoding TonB-dependent receptor domain-containing protein, whose amino-acid sequence MRLSLLQFCMALLFTGLSYAHSSSAQEVLDREVSLQLKEQNLENALNKIEETANVKFVFSSKLIKSNRFVSLNVKQQKLSNVLESLLKPLNITFKVSGNKIILNRMADVMLSPNVIESPITGKVTDTKGEPLPGVSVSIKGTKRGTSTEMDGTFKLNADDGDILVFSFIGFSSKEVKISGNQAINISLEEALSSLSEVVVTGTRSSGRTKIDTPVPVDVIPLSQVTNNVGQVDINQILTFVAPSFQSSRQAISDGTDHVDPAQLRGLGPDQVLVLVNGKRRHQSALVNVNGTVNRGTVGTDMNAIPATSVEKIEILRDGAAAQYGSDAIAGVINIVLKKQMGLSGNLSTGENITNYDKNYAVNFSNGQSKSVNVQDGLTAQLGLNYGLKLGKKGFLNVTGEYVSRGATNRTGTYTGQVFPAVTGQTDDQVIASKGLTRNDFDMRIGNSQVKGGGIVINAALPINDNFEAYAFGGWNNKKGNAAGFYRYPNAVPLLNAAAVSATGLPANTIRTNVFAVYPNGFLPEINSNVTDISFAAGIRGKMMKNWNFDLSNVFGRNIFDYGVDNSVNYTQAIGTTNFQRTFDAGGNAFSQNTTNFDLSRKFETILSGLNFGAGAEFKVDQFSTRAGEEASWKNYNEKAIGVALGSQVFAGFFPKDAGSFSRNSFALYTDLELDLTKAWIVSGALRLEKYSNFDQTPINFKLASRYKLTDKIAIRGAISTGFRAPSLQQSYYSKTNTLFVTINGIQTPVESATLPNNSKAAAILGIPTLKPETSTNYSLGATAQLGKLELTVDAYQIDIKDRIILTNNFTANGDANLAAQLAAVGANTANFFTNAIDTRSRGLEAVAAYGTKIGDKHHLKFTLAGAFINNQVIKGSDGKPAIKASQTLINSGQLANYFNREDQSRIEVASPKNKITGTINYKVGKFGTMLRVVHFGQVVYLDPTILSDANFVANAFNNNTKETLDQTFTPKTITDLTLNYQLMKSMSLSVGANNIFDVYQDIHKHSGNMSLGRFVYSRRVQQFGFNGRFLFARLNFTF is encoded by the coding sequence ATGAGATTGAGCCTCCTGCAATTCTGTATGGCTCTGCTTTTTACTGGACTAAGCTATGCTCACTCAAGTAGTGCTCAAGAAGTATTAGACAGAGAAGTATCGCTGCAACTCAAAGAGCAAAACCTTGAAAATGCCTTGAATAAAATTGAGGAAACGGCAAATGTGAAGTTTGTTTTCAGTTCGAAGCTAATCAAGAGTAATCGTTTTGTTTCGCTTAATGTGAAACAGCAAAAACTCTCAAATGTGCTCGAAAGTCTGTTAAAGCCGCTCAATATTACTTTCAAAGTTAGCGGTAATAAAATTATTCTAAATCGCATGGCCGATGTTATGCTCAGCCCAAACGTAATCGAAAGTCCCATTACAGGAAAAGTTACTGACACTAAAGGAGAGCCTCTTCCAGGTGTGAGTGTCAGTATCAAAGGTACAAAGAGGGGTACCAGTACTGAAATGGACGGTACATTTAAACTCAATGCCGATGATGGTGATATTTTGGTATTTAGCTTTATTGGTTTTTCAAGTAAAGAAGTAAAAATTTCGGGTAATCAAGCCATTAACATATCTCTTGAAGAAGCTCTTTCTTCCTTAAGTGAGGTAGTTGTAACCGGAACACGTAGCAGCGGACGAACCAAAATAGATACTCCTGTTCCTGTTGACGTCATTCCGCTTTCGCAAGTAACTAATAATGTTGGACAAGTTGACATCAATCAAATTCTTACATTCGTTGCTCCATCATTTCAATCGTCTCGCCAAGCTATTTCAGATGGAACTGACCACGTTGATCCAGCCCAATTAAGAGGCTTAGGGCCAGACCAAGTATTGGTTTTAGTGAATGGCAAACGTCGACATCAGTCAGCATTAGTAAATGTGAACGGAACGGTTAACCGCGGAACAGTTGGCACTGACATGAATGCCATTCCTGCAACATCCGTTGAAAAAATTGAAATCTTACGAGATGGTGCTGCAGCTCAATACGGTTCGGATGCGATTGCTGGAGTAATTAATATCGTATTAAAGAAACAAATGGGTTTAAGTGGGAACTTATCTACCGGTGAAAATATTACAAATTATGATAAAAATTACGCAGTAAATTTCTCAAATGGCCAATCTAAAAGTGTTAACGTACAAGATGGCCTTACTGCTCAATTAGGTTTGAATTATGGATTAAAACTTGGAAAAAAAGGTTTTTTGAATGTTACTGGTGAATATGTATCTCGTGGAGCTACCAACCGTACAGGTACTTATACAGGACAAGTTTTCCCTGCAGTAACAGGCCAAACTGACGACCAAGTAATTGCTAGTAAGGGTCTTACACGCAATGACTTCGACATGCGTATTGGAAACTCCCAAGTAAAAGGTGGTGGCATAGTTATTAATGCTGCTTTACCAATCAACGATAACTTTGAAGCTTATGCATTTGGTGGGTGGAATAATAAAAAAGGAAATGCAGCAGGTTTTTACCGCTATCCGAATGCTGTTCCTTTACTTAATGCAGCCGCTGTTTCAGCTACAGGCCTTCCAGCGAATACTATTCGTACGAATGTATTTGCGGTGTATCCTAATGGTTTTTTACCCGAAATCAATTCAAATGTAACCGATATCTCATTTGCTGCAGGCATTCGCGGCAAAATGATGAAGAACTGGAATTTTGATTTAAGTAATGTATTTGGTAGAAATATTTTTGATTATGGGGTTGATAATTCTGTGAACTATACTCAAGCTATTGGAACTACTAATTTTCAGCGTACTTTCGATGCTGGTGGTAATGCATTCAGTCAGAATACCACTAATTTTGATTTGAGCCGTAAATTTGAAACTATATTAAGTGGCTTAAACTTTGGAGCAGGTGCTGAATTTAAAGTTGATCAGTTTAGTACGCGTGCAGGTGAAGAAGCCTCTTGGAAAAACTATAATGAAAAAGCCATTGGCGTAGCATTAGGCTCTCAGGTTTTTGCTGGTTTCTTTCCAAAAGATGCAGGTTCTTTTAGCAGAAATAGTTTTGCATTATATACAGATTTAGAACTTGATTTAACAAAAGCTTGGATTGTATCGGGAGCGTTACGTTTAGAAAAATACTCAAACTTCGACCAAACCCCAATAAACTTTAAACTTGCCTCTCGCTATAAACTAACCGATAAAATAGCCATACGTGGAGCCATCAGTACAGGTTTTAGGGCACCTTCACTACAACAGAGCTATTATTCTAAGACTAATACGCTGTTTGTAACCATTAATGGTATTCAAACACCTGTAGAAAGTGCTACTTTGCCAAATAATAGCAAGGCAGCAGCTATTTTAGGTATTCCAACACTCAAACCTGAAACTTCAACTAATTATAGTTTAGGTGCAACTGCCCAATTAGGTAAATTAGAATTAACTGTTGACGCTTATCAAATAGATATCAAAGACCGTATTATCTTAACAAATAATTTTACTGCAAATGGAGATGCTAATTTGGCAGCTCAACTTGCTGCGGTTGGTGCAAATACTGCTAATTTCTTTACCAATGCTATCGATACGCGTTCGAGGGGCTTAGAAGCAGTAGCCGCTTATGGTACTAAGATTGGAGATAAACACCATTTAAAATTCACTTTGGCGGGAGCATTTATCAATAATCAAGTAATTAAAGGCTCCGATGGTAAGCCAGCAATTAAAGCTTCACAAACACTTATCAATAGTGGCCAATTAGCAAATTATTTTAATCGTGAAGACCAAAGCCGAATTGAAGTAGCAAGTCCAAAAAATAAGATTACTGGTACAATTAATTATAAAGTAGGTAAATTTGGAACAATGCTTCGTGTGGTGCATTTCGGACAAGTTGTTTATTTAGACCCCACTATCTTAAGTGATGCAAACTTCGTTGCCAATGCCTTCAATAACAACACAAAAGAAACTTTAGACCAAACATTTACACCAAAAACTATTACTGACCTTACTCTTAACTACCAGTTAATGAAAAGCATGAGTTTATCAGTTGGTGCGAATAATATTTTTGATGTCTACCAAGATATTCATAAACATTCTGGAAATATGTCACTTGGTCGGTTTGTTTATTCTCGACGAGTACAACAATTTGGCTTTAATGGCCGCTTTCTGTTTGCTCGTTTGAACTTTACATTTTAA
- a CDS encoding purine-nucleoside phosphorylase: protein MVQINEATNYIQSIIGDFRPQFGIILGTGLGKLTTEIEVEYTINYEDIPHFPIATVEFHTGKLLFGKLKGKNVVCMQGRFHYYEGYSMQQVTFPVRVMKMLGIERLIVSNAAGGMNPSFSESDLMIIEDHIALFLPENPLVGPNIMGDRFPDMSEPYDLEMIEKAKLIATQNDIEGVHTGTYVSVSGPQLETKAEYKLLRMVGADAVGMSTVPEVIVARQMDLPVFGISVITDMCIPETLKKAEIEKILASAYRAEPNMTLIIKELIAGL, encoded by the coding sequence ATGGTTCAAATCAACGAAGCAACAAACTATATTCAATCGATAATTGGCGATTTTAGACCTCAGTTTGGTATCATTTTGGGTACTGGGCTCGGTAAACTCACGACCGAAATCGAGGTGGAATACACCATCAATTATGAAGATATTCCACATTTCCCAATTGCAACCGTTGAGTTTCACACAGGAAAACTACTTTTTGGAAAACTCAAAGGTAAAAATGTGGTTTGTATGCAAGGACGCTTCCATTATTACGAAGGATACTCGATGCAGCAAGTGACATTTCCAGTAAGAGTGATGAAAATGTTGGGCATCGAACGCTTAATTGTATCCAATGCTGCGGGGGGAATGAATCCAAGCTTTTCAGAGAGCGACTTAATGATTATAGAAGACCATATTGCTTTGTTTTTACCTGAAAATCCATTGGTTGGCCCTAATATAATGGGCGACCGATTTCCAGATATGAGCGAACCGTATGATTTAGAAATGATTGAAAAAGCTAAATTAATTGCTACACAAAATGACATCGAAGGTGTGCATACGGGTACCTATGTGAGTGTGAGTGGGCCACAACTAGAAACAAAGGCCGAGTATAAACTTTTAAGAATGGTTGGTGCTGATGCCGTGGGTATGAGCACTGTGCCAGAGGTAATCGTTGCTCGTCAAATGGATTTGCCTGTATTTGGTATTTCTGTCATTACGGATATGTGTATTCCTGAAACTTTGAAAAAAGCAGAGATAGAAAAGATATTAGCTTCGGCTTATAGAGCAGAACCTAATATGACCTTGATAATCAAGGAATTAATTGCTGGACTTTGA
- the rpmB gene encoding 50S ribosomal protein L28 yields the protein MAKVCQITGKKTQVGNNVSHANNKTKRKFFPNLKTKRFFLESEGIWVSLKVSTSALRTINKKGLEATIVDAARKGTLAL from the coding sequence ATGGCAAAGGTTTGTCAAATCACTGGTAAAAAAACGCAAGTCGGTAATAATGTATCGCACGCTAATAATAAAACTAAGCGTAAGTTTTTCCCAAATTTAAAAACTAAAAGATTCTTTTTAGAATCAGAAGGTATTTGGGTTTCGTTGAAAGTTTCAACTTCAGCTCTTCGTACAATCAACAAGAAAGGCTTAGAAGCTACTATTGTTGATGCGGCTCGCAAAGGAACTTTAGCATTATAA
- a CDS encoding DUF5522 domain-containing protein, with the protein MSNINQKYDIDDYYYENGFIVFTAAYHQKRGYCCKSGCRHCPYGFKKN; encoded by the coding sequence ATGTCAAATATAAATCAAAAATATGACATTGATGACTATTACTACGAGAACGGATTTATAGTCTTTACAGCAGCTTACCACCAAAAGCGTGGGTATTGTTGTAAGAGTGGGTGTCGCCATTGTCCTTATGGTTTCAAAAAAAACTGA
- a CDS encoding GNAT family N-acetyltransferase: MELNIQVATINDLEDILQIYAESLDNGRVISLEKAKEIFLKQQQYPDYKVFIARIKDKAVGTFAILIMENMAHLGTPSAVVEDVGVLPTMQGQGVGKQMMEFALAYAKAKGCYKMSLSSNLKREKAHQFYESLGFQKHGFSFLMSI, from the coding sequence ATGGAATTAAATATTCAAGTAGCCACCATAAATGACCTCGAAGATATTTTACAAATTTACGCTGAATCTTTGGATAACGGTCGAGTAATAAGCTTAGAGAAAGCAAAAGAAATATTCTTAAAACAACAACAATACCCTGACTATAAAGTTTTTATAGCAAGAATTAAAGATAAAGCAGTAGGAACCTTTGCTATATTAATCATGGAAAACATGGCTCACTTGGGTACCCCTTCAGCAGTTGTTGAGGATGTCGGTGTTTTACCTACAATGCAAGGACAAGGGGTTGGTAAACAAATGATGGAGTTTGCCTTGGCTTACGCGAAGGCTAAAGGATGTTATAAAATGAGTCTTTCAAGTAATCTAAAACGTGAAAAAGCTCATCAATTCTACGAATCTTTGGGTTTTCAGAAACATGGTTTTAGTTTTCTAATGAGCATTTAA
- a CDS encoding T9SS type A sorting domain-containing protein — translation MKPILNKKLFILILLVFALKEVKAQNSCQPSSFTFSPSTQNRTIDWRKFPEFSLPFSIVYGGPRFGDFQKLPLKYGFSHLATSDGNDADLPRNQRAAVWYGTGYPSANQPWETAKSPWGNNIELYKTKWKNDMAGFANSFTSSKGTGIVDIDLFVPDIELQIKSNDSILLLKNHPATPAAYKSLDNQSFIVQYKKDIQALYGQAFAATKQYSTTTSKIGGYSDAPILNTYINIAGNSWQKWTSDASLLNYINYDFSKNTIGGAAYDNQDFYSPAAYYYYDFPNPLAPDYLAYMLFQIEVNRAWTSKPIIPFVWLRYSYTPQFVKRFIRPFMAEATAIFPFFSGAKGLWLWEDPGTFGNNENFATYEYFINGLYRLSQYKEMFSGNYELVIPAPAREYVDTRKPIWRGVAKGNELLVVAHNPYAKDENEIVTIEVAYKSYRQMITLKGYEVFLCKFDMSLLANEPNIQAFEIAPNPAQERVSLKVYSSKQQKQPIEIFDLQGRKVFAEMHDFTLGENIKTLNISKLSDATYLLKTLGISRKLVICK, via the coding sequence ATGAAACCGATTCTGAATAAGAAGCTTTTTATATTGATTTTACTTGTTTTTGCTTTGAAAGAAGTTAAGGCTCAAAACTCGTGTCAGCCGAGTTCCTTTACTTTTAGCCCTAGCACACAAAACCGCACAATTGATTGGAGAAAGTTTCCTGAATTTTCATTACCATTTTCAATTGTTTATGGAGGACCACGTTTTGGGGATTTCCAAAAACTACCATTAAAATATGGTTTTAGTCATTTAGCTACTTCCGATGGAAATGATGCAGATTTACCTCGTAATCAAAGAGCTGCAGTTTGGTATGGCACAGGTTATCCTTCTGCTAACCAGCCTTGGGAAACTGCAAAAAGCCCTTGGGGAAATAATATAGAATTGTATAAAACGAAGTGGAAGAATGATATGGCGGGCTTTGCCAATAGTTTTACGAGTTCTAAAGGTACGGGTATCGTCGATATTGATTTATTTGTACCTGATATTGAACTTCAAATCAAGTCAAATGATTCTATACTACTCCTGAAAAATCACCCTGCTACACCTGCCGCTTACAAAAGTCTTGATAATCAATCATTCATTGTTCAATACAAGAAAGATATCCAAGCTTTATACGGACAAGCATTTGCTGCAACTAAGCAATATTCAACGACAACTAGTAAGATTGGAGGATATTCGGATGCTCCAATTTTGAATACGTACATAAATATTGCTGGAAATTCTTGGCAAAAATGGACCTCAGATGCGTCTCTATTGAATTATATTAATTATGATTTTTCTAAGAATACCATCGGAGGGGCTGCTTATGACAACCAAGATTTCTATTCGCCCGCAGCTTATTATTATTACGACTTCCCCAATCCACTTGCTCCTGACTATTTAGCCTATATGCTATTTCAAATTGAAGTCAATCGAGCATGGACCTCCAAACCAATTATTCCTTTTGTTTGGCTTCGGTATAGTTATACTCCTCAATTTGTCAAGAGGTTTATTAGACCATTTATGGCTGAAGCAACGGCTATCTTTCCATTCTTTTCAGGAGCGAAAGGTTTATGGCTTTGGGAAGACCCTGGCACTTTTGGTAATAACGAAAACTTTGCCACCTACGAGTACTTTATCAATGGATTATACCGCCTTTCTCAATACAAAGAAATGTTCTCTGGTAACTATGAATTGGTTATTCCTGCTCCTGCTCGTGAGTATGTAGATACAAGAAAACCTATTTGGAGAGGAGTGGCAAAAGGCAATGAGTTATTGGTAGTGGCACATAATCCTTATGCGAAAGATGAAAATGAAATAGTTACGATTGAGGTTGCTTACAAATCGTATCGCCAAATGATTACCCTCAAAGGTTATGAAGTGTTTTTATGTAAGTTTGATATGTCTTTACTGGCAAATGAACCCAATATTCAAGCTTTTGAAATAGCCCCTAATCCTGCACAAGAACGTGTGTCATTAAAAGTTTATAGCTCAAAACAGCAGAAACAGCCAATCGAAATATTTGATTTACAAGGTCGAAAAGTATTTGCTGAAATGCATGATTTTACGTTGGGAGAAAATATAAAAACTCTGAATATCAGTAAGCTATCGGATGCTACTTACCTACTTAAAACTTTAGGCATTTCAAGAAAATTAGTAATTTGTAAGTAG